In the Oncorhynchus keta strain PuntledgeMale-10-30-2019 chromosome 14, Oket_V2, whole genome shotgun sequence genome, one interval contains:
- the LOC118393812 gene encoding LOW QUALITY PROTEIN: neuronal acetylcholine receptor subunit alpha-5-like (The sequence of the model RefSeq protein was modified relative to this genomic sequence to represent the inferred CDS: inserted 1 base in 1 codon), with protein MLRVGPAATTLLLLLSYCCCHLCHSLGIPKLSSYAKTEDKLFKNLFRNYQKWVRPVEYLNGTVRVRFGLAISQLVDVDEKNQLMTTNVWMKQEWLDMKLRWDPDDYLGITNIRVPSDSIWIPDIVLYDNADGRFEGSVTKAVVKYDGTIIWTQPANYKSACIIDVTFFPFDLQNCSMKFGSWTYDGSQVDILLEDFHVDKRDYFDNGEWEIVKATGSRGLRMDGPCHFPFITYSFIIRRLPLFYTLFLIIPCIGLSFLTILVFYLPSNGGEKISLCTSVLVSLTVFLLVIEEIIPSSSKVIPLIGXYLVFTMIFVTLSIVITVFAINIHHRSSSTHQGMAPWVRRIFLHRLPKLLCMRSHVDRYATPGGAREGLTGREWARLARREGVVGAIMKGSSPESTSHLSSRNNLQAALDSIRYITMHVVKENEVREVVQDWKFVAQVLDRVFLWTFLLVSVLGSALLFIPVIYKWANIIVPNHAGGSG; from the exons GAATCCCTAAACTGTCCTCCTATGCCAAGACAGAGGACAAACTGTTCAAGAACCTCTTCAGAAACTACCAGAAATGGGTGAGGCCTGTGGAATACCTCAACGGCACAGTACGGGTCAGATTTGGACTGGCCATCTCCCAGCTAGTGGACGTG GACGAGAAGAACCAGTTGATGACAACCAATGTGTGGATGAAACAG gAATGGTTGGACATGAAGCTACGCTGGGACCCTGATGACTACCTGGGCATCACTAACATCAGAGTCCCCTCGGACTCTATCTGGATCCCAGACATTGTGCTCTATGACAA CGCCGATGGACGTTTTGAGGGCTCTGTCACCAAGGCTGTTGTCAAGTATGATGGCACCATCATCTGGACACAGCCCGCTAACTACAAGTCAGCCTGCATCATCGATGTCACCTTCTTCCCCTTTGACCTGCAGAACTGCTCCATGAAGTTTGGCTCCTGGACCTATGATGGCTCACAG GTTGACATCCTCCTGGAGGACTTCCATGTAGATAAGAGGGACTACTTTGACAATGGTGAATGGGAGATAGTGAAAGCGACAGGCAGCCGTGGTCTGAGGATGGACGGTCCCTGCCACTTCCCCTTTATCACCTACTCCTTCATCATCCGTAGACTGCCGCTCTTCTACACCctcttcctcattatcccctgtATCGGCCTTTCCTTCCTCACCATCCTGGTCTTCTACCTGCCCTCCAACGGCGGGGAGAAGATCTCCCTGTGCACCTCTGTGCTGGTGTCCCTCACCGTCTTCCTCCTCGTGATCGAGGAGATAATTCCGTCCTCCTCCAAGGTCATCCCTCTTATCG AGTACCTGGTGTTCACCATGATCTTTGTCACGCTCTCAATTGTCATCACCGTCTTCGCTATCAACATCCACCACCGCTCCTCATCCACGCACCAAGGCATGGCGCCATGGGTGCGCCGTATCTTCCTGCACAGGCTGCCTAAGCTGCTGTGTATGCGCAGCCACGTGGACCGCTATGCTACCCCAGGCGGGGCCAGGGAAGGACTGACAGGGAGAGAGTGGGCAAGACTGGCAAGAAGAGAAGGGGTAGTAGGGGCCATTATGAAGGGTTCTTCACCAGAGtccacctctcatctctcctctaggAATAACCTGCAGGCTGCTTTGGACTCTATCCGCTACATCACCATGCATGTGGTCAAGGAGAACGAGGTCAGAGAG gtggtgCAGGACTGGAAGTTTGTGGCTCAAGTTCTGGATCGTGTGTTCCTGTGGACCTTCCTCCTGGTCTCAGTACtgggctctgctctgctcttcatCCCTGTCATCTACAAATGGGCAAACATCATCGTCCCCAACCATGCAGGCGGCAGCGGATAA
- the LOC127907338 gene encoding UDP-glucuronosyltransferase 2A1-like, whose translation MTYIGNMTLCLLLFLLIMCGSVCHGGKLLVFPGEGSHWVNMDILIKALHSQGHTITVVRTTKSWYIKEESSFYSSITIPVTDAMDEEFVKPIMKKIIDIERGTSSVLNFIHLQIEMISARSKFHKYASDLATAVLKDKDLIKTLKENQYDLVLTDPAWGGGLLVAHYLQLPLVYNVRWAISGEGHLTIAPSPMSYIPITLSGHSDKMTFTERVKNMLLYLLSAVRDRLTVWPHYQAVCDEFFQPGVDFYELLQGADLWLMRIDFVFEFPRPTMPNVIYMAGFQCNPAKPLPQELEKFVHSSGEHGVIIMSLGTFVTEFPHDIADVIAAAFSQLPQKVIWRHKGDRPATLGNNTLVVDWMPQNDLLGHPKTRLFVAHGGTNGVQEAIYHGIPVVGIPLFNDQYDNLLRLKERGGAKLLSMATVDKNNNFLEALQEVLDEPSYRMNMQRLSRLHRDVPMEPLDTALFWIEFVMRHKGAAHLRTESYRMPWYSYHSVDVVLMLLGVVSVVILLLVAIVRYLCIRKCLKRKIKSE comes from the coding sequence ATGACATACATTGGAAACATGACTTTGTGCCTTTTGTTATTTCTGTTGATTATGTGTGGTTCAGTTTGCCATGGTGGGAAGTTGCTGGTCTTTCCCGGGGAGGGAAGTCACTGGGTTAACATGGACATTTTGATCAAGGCGCTTCACTCTCAGGGACACACCATCACAGTGGTACGAACAACAAAAAGTTGGTATATCAAAGAAGAATCGTCCTTCTACAGTTCTATTACAATACCTGTCACTGACGCTATGGATGAGGAATTTGTAAAGCCAATTATGAAGAAAATAATTGATATAGAGAGAGGAACGAGCTCTGTATTAAactttatacatttgcaaatcgAGATGATCTCTGCCAGGTCTAAGTTTCATAAATATGCTAGTGACTTAGCAACTGCTGTATTGAAAGACAAAGATTTAATAAAGACCCTAAAGGAGAACCAATATGACCTGGTGCTTACTGACCCAGCATGGGGAGGAGGTCTATTGGTGGCTCACTATCTTCAGCTACCTCTAGTCTACAATGTACGGTGGGCAATCAGTGGAGAGGGACATTTAACTATTGCACCATCACCAATGTCATACATTCCAATTACTTTATCAGGGCACTCAGACAAAATGACTTTCACAGAGAGAGTAAAGAATATGCTTTTATATTTGCTTTCTGCTGTTCGGGACAGGTTGACTGTCTGGCCACATTACCAGGCTGTTTGTGATGAGTTTTTCCAACCAGGTGTGGACTTCTATGAGTTATTACAAGGAGCTGATCTGTGGCTCATGAGAATTGACTTTGTGTTTGAATTTCCTCGTCCCACCATGCCTAATGTTATCTATATGGCAGGGTTCCAATGTAATCCTGCCAAACCTCTTCCCCAAGAACTGGAGAAGTTTGTTCACAGTTCTGGGGAGCATGGAGTCATTATCATGTCTTTGGGGACTTTCGTTACTGAATTTCCACATGATATAGCTGATGTGATTGCTGCTGCTTTTTCCCAACTGCCTCAGAAGGTAATCTGGAGACACAAAGGAGACAGGCCAGCTACTCTGGGCAACAACACCTTAGTAGTTGACTGGATGCCTCAGAATGATCTGTTAGGACACCCTAAGACAAGGCTGTTTGTAGCTCACGGAGGAACAAATGGGGTTCAAGAGGCTATCTACCATGGAATTCCTGTTGTGGGTATACCTCTGTTTAATGATCAATATGACAACCTCCTTCgtctgaaagagagaggaggagcaaagCTTTTATCCATGGCAACAGTAGACAAGAACAATAACTTCCTAGAGGCCTTACAGGAAGTTCTGGATGAGCCGTCCTACAGGATGAACATGCAGAGACTCTCCAGGCTACACCGGGACGTGCCAATGGAACCCCTGGACACTGCCCTCTTCTGGATTGAGTTTGTCATGAGACACAAAGGTGCTGCTCACCTGCGTACAGAGTCCTACAGAATGCCCTGGTACTCCTACCACTCTGTAGATGTTGTCCTGATGTTGTTGGGTGTTGTTTCAGTGGTTATTCTTCTTCTTGTTGCAATAGTCAGATATTTATGCATTAGAAAATGCTTGAAAAGAAAGATTAAAAGTGAATGA
- the LOC127907339 gene encoding neuronal acetylcholine receptor subunit alpha-5-like — MKFGSWTYDGSQVDILLEDFHVDKRDYFDNGEWEIVKATGSRGLRMDGPCHFPFITYSFIIRRLPLFYTLFLIIPCIGLSFLTILVFYLPSNGGEKISLCTSVLVSLTVFLLVIEEIIPSSSKVIPLIGEYLVFTMIFVTLSIVITVFAINIHHRSSSTHQGMAPWVRRIFLHRLPKLLCMRSHVDRYATPGGAREGLTGREWARLARREGVVGAIMKGSSPESTSHLSSRNNLQAALDSIRYITMHVVKENEVREVVQDWKFVAQVLDRVFLWTFLLVSVLGSALLFIPVIYKWANIIVPNHAGGSG; from the exons ATGAAGTTTGGCTCCTGGACCTATGATGGCTCACAG GTTGACATCCTCCTGGAGGACTTCCATGTAGATAAGAGGGACTACTTTGACAATGGTGAATGGGAGATAGTGAAAGCGACAGGCAGCCGTGGTCTGAGGATGGACGGTCCCTGCCACTTCCCCTTCATCACCTACTCCTTCATCATCCGTAGACTGCCGCTCTTCTACACCctcttcctcattatcccctgtATCGGCCTTTCCTTCCTCACCATCCTGGTCTTCTACCTGCCCTCCAACGGCGGGGAGAAGATCTCCCTGTGCACCTCTGTGCTGGTGTCCCTCACCGTCTTCCTCCTCGTGATCGAGGAGATAATTCCGTCCTCCTCCAAGGTCATCCCTCTTATCGGGGAGTACCTGGTGTTCACCATGATCTTTGTCACGCTCTCAATTGTCATCACCGTCTTCGCTATCAACATCCACCACCGCTCCTCATCCACGCACCAAGGCATGGCGCCATGGGTGCGCCGTATCTTCCTGCACAGGCTGCCTAAGCTGCTGTGTATGCGCAGCCACGTGGACCGCTATGCTACCCCAGGCGGGGCCAGGGAAGGACTGACAGGGAGAGAGTGGGCAAGACTGGCAAGAAGAGAAGGGGTAGTAGGGGCCATTATGAAGGGTTCTTCACCAGAGtccacctctcatctctcctctaggAATAACCTGCAGGCTGCTTTGGACTCTATCCGCTACATCACCATGCATGTGGTCAAGGAGAACGAGGTCAGAGAG gtggtgCAGGACTGGAAGTTTGTGGCTCAAGTTCTGGATCGTGTGTTCCTGTGGACCTTCCTCCTGGTCTCAGTACtgggctctgctctgctcttcatCCCTGTCATCTACAAATGGGCAAACATCATCGTCCCCAACCATGCAGGCGGCAGCGGATAA